The genomic segment GCAAGCGCTGAACTAATCGAGCGCCTTCGCCACCCGTGGGGCTACCGCGCACATCAGCTCATACCCCAGCGTCGAGCCGGCACGCGCCACGTCGTCGATCGGCAGCACCGCGCCGCTGCTTGCGCGGCCCCACAGCGTGACCTCGCTGCCGATGCGCGCATTCGGCACCGGCGACAGGTCCACGGTGATCATGTCCATGCTCACTCGCCCGACCATGCGCGTGCGCACGCCGTCCACCAGCAGCGGGGTCCCCGTCGTGCAATGGCGCGGGTAGCCGTCCGCGTAGCCGCAGGCGACGATGCCGATGCGAAGCGGCGCGTCGGCCTGGAAGCTGGAGCCATAGCCGACCGTGTCGCCGGGCTGCAGCTGCTGGACGCCGATCAGGCGGCTGGCCAGCGTCATCGTCGGCTGCAGGTCCCAGTGCGCGATGTCGTGTTCGGGATGGTCCGGCGCGCTGCCGTAGACGGCGATGCCGGGCCGCACCCAGTCGCCCCGCACGCCCGCGTCCTGCGCATGGCGCAGCGTGGCCGCGCTGTTGGCCAGCGAGCGCTCGCCGGGAAGGTCGCGCGTCGCCTCCGCGAAGGCGCGCACCTGGTGGGCGATGCCGCGGTCGCCGTCGGCGTCGCTGAAGTGCGTCATCAGCGAGATCTCGTCGACCTGCGGCAGCGCATCGAGGCGCGTCCAGGCCGCGCGAAAGGCGCCCGGCGCGAAGCCCAGCCGGTTCATGCCGGAGTTCATCTTCAGGAACACCCGGTGCGGCTGCTGCGTCTTGTGGGCGGCCAGCCAGTCGATCTGCTCGGT from the Ramlibacter henchirensis genome contains:
- the alr gene encoding alanine racemase, which gives rise to MPRPIQATIHTEALRHNLARMRRAAPDARVWAVVKADAYGHGIERAYEGLRGADGFALLDLQEAERVRALGWRGPILLLEGAFEPRDLELCSRLGLWHAVHCTEQIDWLAAHKTQQPHRVFLKMNSGMNRLGFAPGAFRAAWTRLDALPQVDEISLMTHFSDADGDRGIAHQVRAFAEATRDLPGERSLANSAATLRHAQDAGVRGDWVRPGIAVYGSAPDHPEHDIAHWDLQPTMTLASRLIGVQQLQPGDTVGYGSSFQADAPLRIGIVACGYADGYPRHCTTGTPLLVDGVRTRMVGRVSMDMITVDLSPVPNARIGSEVTLWGRASSGAVLPIDDVARAGSTLGYELMCAVAPRVAKALD